Proteins encoded by one window of Cheilinus undulatus linkage group 13, ASM1832078v1, whole genome shotgun sequence:
- the LOC121520041 gene encoding tubulin beta-2A chain-like isoform X2, translating to MREIVHIQAGQCGNQIGAKFWEVISDEHGIDPTGSYQGDSDLQLERINVYYNEASGSKFVPRAILVDLEPGTMDSVRSGPFGQLFRPDNFVFGQSGAGNNWAKGHYTEGAELVDSVLDVVRKESENCDCLQGFQLTHSLGGGTGSGMGTLLISKIREEYPDRIMNTFSVMPSPKVSDTVVEPYNATLSVHQLVENTDETFSIDNEALYDICFRTLKLTTPTYGDLNHLVSATMSGVTTCLRFPGQLNADLRKLAVNMVPFPRLHFFMPGFAPLTSRGSQQYRALSVPELTQQMFDAKNMMAACDPRHGRYLTVAAIFRGRMSMKEVDEQMLSVQNKNSSYFVEWIPNNVKTAVCDIPPRGLKMSATFIGNSTAIQELFRRISEQFTAMFRRKAFLHWYTGEGMDEMEFTEAESNMNDLVSEYQQYQDATADEMGEYEEDEMEDEDEVRHDVRH from the exons TTCTGGGAGGTGATAAGTGATGAGCATGGCATCGACCCCACTGGTAGCTACCAAGGTGACAGTGACCTGCAGCTGGAGAGGATAAACGTCTACTACAATGAAGCCTCAG gCAGCAAATTTGTCCCCCGTGCCATTCTGGTGGACTTGGAGCCGGGAACCATGGACTCAGTTCGCTCTGGCCCCTTCGGGCAGCTCTTCAGGCCTGATAACTTTGTCTTTG GTCAAAGTGGAGCAGGAAACAACTGGGCCAAGGGTCACTACACTGAGGGAGCCGAGCTGGTGGATTCAGTCCTGGATGTGGTGAGGAAAGAGTCAGAGAACTGCGACTGCCTTCAGGGCTTCCAGCTCACCCACTCCCTGGGTGGAGGCACGGGTTCAGGAATGGGTACGCTGCTCATAAGCAAGATCCGTGAGGAGTACCCAGACCGGATCATGAACACCTTCAGCGTCATGCCTTCCCCAAAAGTGTCCGACACAGTGGTGGAGCCGTACAACGCGACTCTCTCTGTCCACCAGCTCGTGGAAAATACAGACGAGACCTTCAGTATCGACAATGAGGCCCTATACGATATCTGCTTCCGCACTTTGAAGCTGACCACGCCTACCTATGGCGACCTCAACCACCTGGTGTCAGCCACCATGAGTGGAGTGACCACCTGCCTCCGTTTCCCTGGACAACTCAATGCTGACCTCCGTAAACTGGCAGTGAACATGGTGCCCTTTCCTCGCCTGCATTTCTTCATGCCGGGGTTTGCGCCCCTCACAAGCAGGGGCAGCCAGCAGTATCGCGCCCTTTCCGTACCAGAGCTCACACAGCAGATGTTTGACGCCAAGAACATGATGGCAGCGTGCGACCCTCGCCACGGACGCTACCTGACCGTGGCAGCCATCTTCCGAGGTCGTATGTCGATGAAGGAAGTAGACGAACAGATGTTGAGTGTGCAGAACAAGAACAGCAGCTACTTTGTCGAATGGATCCCAAACAACGTCAAGACAGCCGTTTGCGACATCCCCCCACGTGGCCTCAAGATGTCCGCCACCTTCATTGGCAACAGCACGGCTATCCAGGAGCTGTTCAGGAGGATCTCCGAGCAGTTCACCGCCATGTTCAGACGCAAGGCCTTCCTGCACTGGTACACGGGAGAAGGAATGGACGAAATGGAGTTTACGGAGGCTGAGAGCAACATGAATGACCTGGTGTCTGAGTACCAGCAGTACCAGGACGCCACTGCTGATGAGATGGGCGAATATGAAGAAGATGAGATGGAGGATGAGGACGAAGTCCGCCATGATGTTCGCCACTGA
- the LOC121520041 gene encoding tubulin beta-2A chain-like isoform X1 gives MREIVHIQAGQCGNQIGAKFWEVISDEHGIDPTGSYQGDSDLQLERINVYYNEASGSTGSKFVPRAILVDLEPGTMDSVRSGPFGQLFRPDNFVFGQSGAGNNWAKGHYTEGAELVDSVLDVVRKESENCDCLQGFQLTHSLGGGTGSGMGTLLISKIREEYPDRIMNTFSVMPSPKVSDTVVEPYNATLSVHQLVENTDETFSIDNEALYDICFRTLKLTTPTYGDLNHLVSATMSGVTTCLRFPGQLNADLRKLAVNMVPFPRLHFFMPGFAPLTSRGSQQYRALSVPELTQQMFDAKNMMAACDPRHGRYLTVAAIFRGRMSMKEVDEQMLSVQNKNSSYFVEWIPNNVKTAVCDIPPRGLKMSATFIGNSTAIQELFRRISEQFTAMFRRKAFLHWYTGEGMDEMEFTEAESNMNDLVSEYQQYQDATADEMGEYEEDEMEDEDEVRHDVRH, from the exons TTCTGGGAGGTGATAAGTGATGAGCATGGCATCGACCCCACTGGTAGCTACCAAGGTGACAGTGACCTGCAGCTGGAGAGGATAAACGTCTACTACAATGAAGCCTCAG gGAGTACAG gCAGCAAATTTGTCCCCCGTGCCATTCTGGTGGACTTGGAGCCGGGAACCATGGACTCAGTTCGCTCTGGCCCCTTCGGGCAGCTCTTCAGGCCTGATAACTTTGTCTTTG GTCAAAGTGGAGCAGGAAACAACTGGGCCAAGGGTCACTACACTGAGGGAGCCGAGCTGGTGGATTCAGTCCTGGATGTGGTGAGGAAAGAGTCAGAGAACTGCGACTGCCTTCAGGGCTTCCAGCTCACCCACTCCCTGGGTGGAGGCACGGGTTCAGGAATGGGTACGCTGCTCATAAGCAAGATCCGTGAGGAGTACCCAGACCGGATCATGAACACCTTCAGCGTCATGCCTTCCCCAAAAGTGTCCGACACAGTGGTGGAGCCGTACAACGCGACTCTCTCTGTCCACCAGCTCGTGGAAAATACAGACGAGACCTTCAGTATCGACAATGAGGCCCTATACGATATCTGCTTCCGCACTTTGAAGCTGACCACGCCTACCTATGGCGACCTCAACCACCTGGTGTCAGCCACCATGAGTGGAGTGACCACCTGCCTCCGTTTCCCTGGACAACTCAATGCTGACCTCCGTAAACTGGCAGTGAACATGGTGCCCTTTCCTCGCCTGCATTTCTTCATGCCGGGGTTTGCGCCCCTCACAAGCAGGGGCAGCCAGCAGTATCGCGCCCTTTCCGTACCAGAGCTCACACAGCAGATGTTTGACGCCAAGAACATGATGGCAGCGTGCGACCCTCGCCACGGACGCTACCTGACCGTGGCAGCCATCTTCCGAGGTCGTATGTCGATGAAGGAAGTAGACGAACAGATGTTGAGTGTGCAGAACAAGAACAGCAGCTACTTTGTCGAATGGATCCCAAACAACGTCAAGACAGCCGTTTGCGACATCCCCCCACGTGGCCTCAAGATGTCCGCCACCTTCATTGGCAACAGCACGGCTATCCAGGAGCTGTTCAGGAGGATCTCCGAGCAGTTCACCGCCATGTTCAGACGCAAGGCCTTCCTGCACTGGTACACGGGAGAAGGAATGGACGAAATGGAGTTTACGGAGGCTGAGAGCAACATGAATGACCTGGTGTCTGAGTACCAGCAGTACCAGGACGCCACTGCTGATGAGATGGGCGAATATGAAGAAGATGAGATGGAGGATGAGGACGAAGTCCGCCATGATGTTCGCCACTGA